The Legionella adelaidensis genome has a segment encoding these proteins:
- a CDS encoding tetratricopeptide repeat protein: protein MSLLNEMLKDLNENKSHLPTTPTYIPKQKKNFWQRLPYYMPWMVGTFGLSLLILLLSHGYPNKNLKKPNAPIASPNVPIFIQAAQPPQLKNDPIPATIISVLPSFHLVKEQEENHPSVIQPIPVLQNVSHSENELNLPFEEFPTEEVGTPAEVNKIYSRLTPQEWRDEQLNKALDAIEQGNNSSAIRILDFLLYKFPYSVEGRESLAAIYISQNALNEAMRVVDEGLYLIPHSVRLNTMKARLLFEQDQVEEALGILDQFKPDIYKEPDFYGLRAAILQTVGRIAEAGSIYKILVEIESSNGQYWLGYGITLENKHKINQAVDAYKRVTECFDIEPSVRDYAEKRLKHLQG, encoded by the coding sequence ATGAGCTTATTAAATGAGATGCTAAAAGATCTCAATGAGAATAAGTCTCATCTGCCGACAACACCTACCTACATACCGAAGCAGAAAAAAAACTTTTGGCAAAGATTACCTTATTATATGCCCTGGATGGTGGGTACGTTTGGGTTAAGCTTATTAATTTTATTGTTGTCTCATGGATATCCTAATAAAAATCTGAAAAAACCAAATGCGCCAATTGCGAGCCCCAACGTACCTATTTTTATACAGGCAGCACAGCCTCCACAATTAAAAAATGATCCTATACCAGCCACCATAATTTCCGTTTTACCCTCTTTTCATTTGGTTAAAGAACAAGAAGAAAACCACCCCTCTGTAATTCAACCTATTCCTGTTTTACAAAATGTCTCCCATTCTGAAAACGAACTTAACCTGCCTTTTGAGGAATTTCCTACTGAAGAAGTGGGTACGCCGGCTGAAGTTAATAAAATCTATAGCCGGTTGACTCCGCAAGAATGGCGGGACGAGCAATTAAATAAAGCACTCGATGCCATAGAACAAGGTAATAATAGCTCCGCTATTCGTATTTTAGACTTTTTACTTTATAAGTTTCCCTATTCAGTTGAAGGCCGAGAAAGCTTAGCCGCTATTTATATTTCCCAAAATGCTTTGAACGAAGCAATGCGCGTTGTGGATGAAGGTCTATACTTAATTCCACACTCAGTTAGACTAAACACAATGAAAGCAAGATTACTATTCGAACAAGATCAGGTCGAAGAGGCGTTAGGAATATTAGATCAATTTAAACCGGATATTTATAAAGAACCTGATTTTTACGGATTGCGGGCAGCGATCTTGCAAACAGTCGGACGCATTGCTGAGGCTGGTAGCATATATAAAATATTGGTAGAAATTGAATCATCCAATGGGCAATATTGGTTGGGATATGGAATTACTTTAGAAAATAAGCATAAAATCAACCAAGCTGTAGATGCCTATAAAAGAGTAACAGAATGTTTTGATATTGAGCCCTCCGTGCGTGATTATGCGGAAAAACGATTAAAACACTTGCAAGGGTAG
- the ctaD gene encoding cytochrome c oxidase subunit I, giving the protein MTQVVIHDTDHDTHHDHGPEQGRGFFGFAKRWLFTTNHKDIGTLYLWTAMLMFFVGGGMALIIRAELFQPGHTLVDPNFFNQMTTLHGLIMLFGVVMPAFTGMANWQIPMMIGAPDMALPRLNNWSFWILPFAFALLASTMFHNGGGPNFGWTMYAPLSTTYAPPSTDFMIFAVHMMGLSSIMGSINIIATILNMRAPGMTLMKMPMFVWTWLITAFLLIAIMPVLAGAVTMMLADRHFGTSFFSAAGGGDPVLFQHVFWFFGHPEVYVLILPAFGVISEVIPTFCRKPLFGYHFMVYATVSIALLSFIVWAHHMFTTGMPLGGELFFMYATMLIAVPTGIKVFNWVSTMFKGAMTFETPMLFAVAFVFLFTIGGFTGLMLALVPADYQYQDTYFVVGHFHYVLVPGAIFSLLAAAYYWLPKWTGHMYSEKLGKWHFWLSVISVNILFFPMHFLGLAGMPRRIPDYALQFTNFNQIVTIGAFIFGFSQLIFLYNVIRTARGHGPKVSGQVWEGARGLEWTLSSPPPYHSFTVPPEIH; this is encoded by the coding sequence CTGCCATGCTAATGTTTTTTGTTGGTGGCGGCATGGCTTTAATTATTCGCGCTGAGCTATTTCAACCTGGTCATACATTAGTCGATCCTAACTTCTTTAACCAAATGACTACATTACATGGATTGATCATGCTTTTTGGTGTGGTTATGCCGGCATTTACCGGGATGGCTAACTGGCAAATACCTATGATGATAGGTGCTCCGGATATGGCTTTACCGCGTCTCAATAACTGGAGTTTCTGGATTCTACCATTCGCGTTTGCCCTTTTAGCATCGACTATGTTTCATAACGGTGGCGGTCCAAACTTTGGTTGGACGATGTATGCACCTTTATCTACAACGTATGCGCCTCCAAGTACAGATTTTATGATTTTCGCTGTCCATATGATGGGCCTGTCCTCTATTATGGGCTCTATCAATATTATTGCTACCATTCTTAACATGCGCGCCCCGGGGATGACATTGATGAAAATGCCTATGTTCGTATGGACTTGGCTAATCACTGCTTTCTTGCTGATTGCTATTATGCCTGTGTTAGCCGGCGCAGTAACTATGATGCTTGCTGATCGTCATTTTGGCACCAGTTTTTTCTCGGCTGCCGGGGGTGGAGATCCTGTGCTATTTCAGCATGTATTTTGGTTTTTTGGACATCCAGAAGTGTACGTATTGATTCTTCCCGCTTTTGGAGTAATTTCCGAGGTCATCCCTACTTTTTGTCGTAAACCCTTATTTGGTTACCACTTTATGGTATATGCAACGGTTAGCATTGCCCTTTTATCATTCATTGTATGGGCCCATCATATGTTTACCACGGGCATGCCATTAGGTGGCGAGCTGTTTTTCATGTATGCCACTATGCTTATTGCTGTTCCTACAGGAATCAAGGTATTTAACTGGGTAAGTACTATGTTTAAAGGGGCCATGACTTTTGAAACCCCTATGTTATTTGCCGTGGCCTTTGTGTTCCTCTTTACTATAGGCGGATTTACAGGACTCATGCTTGCATTGGTTCCAGCTGATTACCAATATCAAGACACCTATTTCGTGGTAGGCCACTTTCACTATGTACTAGTACCGGGCGCAATCTTTTCCTTGTTAGCTGCAGCCTATTACTGGCTACCTAAGTGGACTGGTCATATGTATAGTGAAAAGCTTGGAAAATGGCATTTTTGGCTGTCGGTTATATCGGTAAACATTTTATTTTTCCCTATGCATTTCCTTGGCTTAGCTGGAATGCCTCGCAGGATTCCGGATTATGCACTGCAATTTACGAACTTTAACCAAATAGTCACTATTGGTGCTTTTATTTTTGGTTTTTCGCAACTTATCTTTTTATATAATGTTATTAGGACAGCTCGTGGCCATGGACCTAAAGTTAGTGGGCAAGTATGGGAAGGTGCGCGTGGGCTAGAGTGGACTTTATCATCACCACCCCCTTATCACAGTTTTACAGTACCACCTGAAATTCATTAA
- a CDS encoding cytochrome c oxidase subunit 3 → MGDHGTYYVPKPSHWPLVGSIGLTTMLVGAASWLHADWYGPYIFTIGLFILVCMMFGWFGQVIYENQKGVYDLQVDRSFRWGMTWFIFSEVCFFGAFFGALFFSRFWSVPLLGGDITAHPITHITLWSDFKAQWPLLVNPNNRIFVGANEAMGAWGLAALNTLILLTSGATITWAHWALKLNHRKQLYIGLGLTIALGVLFLFLQAHEYYDAYTEMNLSLDAGIYGTTFFMLTGFHGLHVTIGTIMLIVILARALRGHFTPERHFAFEAVAWYWHFVDVVWLFLFVFVYWL, encoded by the coding sequence ATGGGCGACCATGGTACATATTATGTCCCCAAACCAAGCCACTGGCCCTTGGTCGGATCGATTGGCTTAACTACAATGCTAGTGGGAGCAGCTTCATGGCTTCATGCTGATTGGTATGGCCCTTATATTTTTACGATAGGGCTTTTTATTTTAGTTTGCATGATGTTTGGCTGGTTCGGTCAAGTTATTTATGAAAACCAAAAGGGAGTTTACGACCTTCAAGTGGACCGCTCTTTCCGATGGGGAATGACCTGGTTTATATTTTCTGAAGTTTGTTTCTTCGGTGCTTTTTTCGGTGCGCTATTTTTCTCTCGTTTCTGGAGTGTCCCTTTACTGGGGGGAGATATTACAGCACACCCTATTACTCATATCACCCTTTGGTCTGATTTTAAGGCGCAATGGCCTTTGCTAGTTAATCCCAATAATCGTATTTTTGTGGGTGCAAATGAAGCGATGGGTGCCTGGGGTCTTGCTGCCCTGAACACGCTTATTCTTTTAACCTCCGGTGCAACTATAACCTGGGCTCATTGGGCATTAAAGCTTAACCATCGCAAGCAATTGTACATCGGCTTAGGCTTGACTATTGCTCTAGGGGTACTTTTCCTATTTTTGCAAGCACATGAGTATTATGATGCATACACGGAAATGAATTTAAGCTTGGACGCTGGTATTTACGGCACAACCTTCTTTATGTTAACAGGATTTCACGGCCTGCATGTGACCATTGGAACCATCATGCTTATTGTTATATTGGCCAGAGCTTTAAGAGGCCATTTCACTCCTGAGCGTCATTTCGCCTTTGAAGCAGTGGCCTGGTACTGGCATTTTGTTGATGTGGTGTGGTTATTCTTATTCGTTTTTGTGTATTGGTTGTAA
- a CDS encoding GspE/PulE family protein, whose product MRIRLGELLLKENLADQATLDKASEMQKQTGKKFGRILIDLGVIEEEALLHLLAQQLNLEYIDLNYFEVDKTLIDLLPETYARRYRALVLKRENTDLIVGVTDPLDINAFDALSRTLKQPIKMAVVSESALLSVFDRVYRRTQEISSFAAELSGEMLEDLPTADDDLFDENSETEDQAPVVKLLNSLFRDAIQARASDIHIEPSDNAVRLRFRVDGVLNESILESKHILNALIQRLKLRAQLDISEKRIPQDGRFNFSLNGHSFDVRLSTMPTANGESVVMRLLDQSTPVSDLAQLGLPPHMVKKLTEIYNRPYGMLLVTGPTGSGKTTTLYSILSRLNTPERKIITVEDPVEYRINRVNQVQINPKIDLTFARALRSILRQDPDVIMVGEIRDSETARIAMRAAVTGHFVLATLHTNDALGSALRLIDMGAEGYMVAAAVKAIIGQRLVRTICKACSRDHELNDAERMWLESMGIDPHYTFKQGEGCSHCNYRGYSGRVGVYELLVLDAKMLDALRLNNASEFVKAALRNKDYIPLANEVIDLVLNGLTTVSEAIRVIGQLDEEFKFREINEEDSVIPEAAQSIGLYVTTNTQKRIRITTPHQQNASTRPLLQRRNDAQE is encoded by the coding sequence ATGCGTATAAGACTCGGGGAGTTATTACTTAAAGAAAATCTTGCAGATCAAGCTACGCTTGATAAAGCCAGTGAGATGCAAAAGCAAACTGGCAAAAAATTTGGCCGAATATTAATTGACCTGGGAGTTATTGAAGAGGAAGCCCTCCTTCATCTTTTAGCTCAACAATTAAATCTTGAATATATCGATCTGAATTATTTTGAAGTTGATAAAACTTTAATTGACTTACTGCCAGAAACCTACGCCCGTAGATATCGCGCCCTTGTTTTAAAAAGGGAAAATACGGATTTGATTGTAGGGGTGACCGACCCTTTGGATATTAATGCTTTTGACGCATTATCTCGTACATTAAAACAACCCATTAAAATGGCGGTGGTAAGTGAGTCTGCACTTCTTTCCGTTTTTGATAGAGTTTATAGGCGCACTCAAGAGATTAGCAGTTTTGCTGCCGAATTGTCAGGCGAAATGCTCGAAGACCTTCCTACCGCTGATGATGATCTTTTTGATGAAAATTCGGAAACAGAAGACCAAGCTCCCGTAGTCAAACTATTAAACTCGCTTTTTAGAGATGCTATACAAGCACGTGCTTCGGATATTCATATTGAACCATCCGATAATGCCGTTCGTCTGCGTTTTCGTGTTGATGGTGTGTTAAATGAGAGTATCTTGGAAAGTAAACATATTTTGAACGCATTAATCCAACGCCTTAAATTAAGAGCACAGTTGGATATATCTGAAAAAAGAATACCACAAGATGGACGTTTTAATTTTTCTTTAAATGGACACTCTTTTGACGTAAGGCTTTCGACAATGCCTACTGCCAATGGGGAGTCCGTAGTAATGCGGTTATTGGATCAATCAACTCCGGTATCTGATTTAGCGCAGTTAGGCCTTCCACCTCACATGGTAAAAAAACTAACTGAAATTTATAACCGACCTTATGGAATGTTATTAGTTACGGGACCCACCGGTAGTGGTAAAACTACCACCCTGTACAGTATTTTATCTCGACTAAATACCCCTGAGCGTAAAATTATAACCGTTGAGGATCCGGTAGAGTATCGTATTAATCGTGTTAACCAAGTACAAATAAACCCCAAAATTGATTTAACATTTGCAAGAGCACTTCGCTCCATCTTGCGTCAAGATCCCGACGTTATCATGGTGGGTGAAATTCGTGATTCCGAAACAGCTCGCATCGCAATGCGAGCAGCGGTAACCGGACATTTCGTCTTAGCTACTTTACACACGAATGACGCCTTAGGTTCTGCACTGCGCTTAATTGATATGGGTGCTGAAGGTTATATGGTAGCGGCTGCTGTAAAAGCAATCATTGGGCAGCGTTTGGTCCGTACGATTTGCAAAGCTTGCAGCCGTGATCATGAATTAAATGATGCCGAACGTATGTGGTTAGAATCCATGGGAATTGACCCCCATTATACCTTCAAACAAGGAGAGGGATGCTCCCATTGCAATTATCGCGGGTATTCAGGACGCGTAGGGGTTTATGAGTTGTTAGTATTAGATGCAAAGATGTTGGACGCTTTACGGTTGAATAATGCATCTGAATTTGTGAAAGCAGCATTAAGAAACAAAGATTATATTCCCTTGGCCAACGAGGTTATTGATTTGGTCTTAAATGGACTCACAACTGTTAGTGAGGCCATTCGGGTAATTGGGCAGCTTGACGAAGAATTCAAGTTTAGGGAAATTAATGAAGAAGATTCAGTAATCCCTGAAGCGGCCCAGTCAATAGGATTGTATGTTACAACCAATACACAAAAACGAATAAGAATAACCACACCACATCAACAAAATGCCAGTACCAGGCCACTGCTTCAAAGGCGAAATGACGCTCAGGAGTGA